One Cryptomeria japonica chromosome 9, Sugi_1.0, whole genome shotgun sequence genomic window carries:
- the LOC131047028 gene encoding uncharacterized protein LOC131047028 — translation MAEWCPPPFPSFKLQFDGASKGNPGRSGVGVIIFDHSSKIIKAVGKYIGQGTNNMVEFHALSFGLDLALSLNIKDIAIEGDSMLVVQAVISKKCFSWHLQYLLDHILLQLRGFSTFSISHYFREINIFVYFLANKVIVEGAHFIEVAHLDIPVSCMKLLS, via the coding sequence ATGGCTGAATGGTGTCCTCCACCTTTTCCTTCtttcaaacttcagtttgatggggcttctaagggtaaTCCGGGGAGGtctggtgttggtgtaattatttttgATCATTCTTCAAAGATCATCAAAGCAGTGGGAAAATATATTGGTCAAGGCACTAATAATATGGTTGAGTTTCATgctttatcctttgggcttgatcttgctctttcattaaacattaaagaTATTGCTATTGAAGGTGACTCAATGCTTGTCGTTCAGGCGGTTATTAGCAAAAAGTGTTTCTCATGGCACTTGCAGTATTTGTTAGATCACATTCTTCTACAATTAAGAGGTTTTTCTACTTTCTCTATTTCTCACTATTTTAGAGAGATTAATATCTTTGTGTATTTTCTAGCAAACAAGGTTATTGTTGAGGGTGCTCACTTTATAGAAGTTGCTCATTTGGATATTCCTGTTTCTTGCATGAAGCTTCTTTCATAG